A section of the Oryzias latipes chromosome 10, ASM223467v1 genome encodes:
- the LOC105354943 gene encoding annexin A7, which yields MSFQQQPNPGQYPYQAQYSHQAKYPHQTQDPHQAQYPPQAQYPPQAQYPPQAQYPPQAQNPPQTQDPHQAQYPPQAQYPPQAQYPPQAQYPPQTQDPHQAQYPPQAQWISPPHPQNPLFGQLQPNIQCLTMVSVQYHYHIEHRCKKNSKFKGTKKVIKYVFLDPAKKVVGSGIRKLRDKVSS from the exons ATGAGTTTCCAGCAACAACCAAATCCGGGCCAGTACCCATACCAGGCCCAGTACTCACATCAGGCCAAGTATCCACATCAGACCCAGGACCCACACCAGGCCCAGTACCCACCTCAGGCCCAGTATCCACCTCAGGCCCAGTATCCACCTCAGGCCCAGTATCCACCTCAGGCCCAGAACCCACCTCAGACCCAGGACCCACACCAGGCCCAGTACCCACCTCAGGCCCAGTATCCACCTCAGGCCCAGTATCCACCTCAGGCCCAGTATCCACCTCAGACCCAAGACCCACACCAGGCCCAGTACCCACCTCAGGCCCAGTGGatttctcctccacatcctcAAAATCCGCTCTTTGGTCAACTCCAGCCAAACATCCAGTGTCTAACGATGGTGTCAGTGCAGTATCATTACCACATTGAACATCGTTGTAAGAAGAATTCCAAGTTCAAAG GAACAAAGAAAGTCATTAAATATGTCTTTTTGGATCCTGCAAAAAAAGTAGTTGGGTCCGGCATCAGGAAACTTCGGGATAAAGTGAGCTCATAG